One window from the genome of Streptomyces sp. NBC_00287 encodes:
- a CDS encoding ATP-binding protein: MTAVPAPVAELRAALEMLDALIQVRLEERRGGPCGRRLSIDDDTEGLPDVRRFAGFGPLAEIVTAAGLSAAEAVVLTAAVAPCVDERFDALYGMLTDRPGVSALTGEVARTLAARSFRGRLDAAVMLSAQGRLQTHGLLSLDPPGDLSGVLRPDPQVLAWLLGQPSKPGVATSDFPARPLTTVHTLDDVVLPTTARARIDDLTERIAHRDVVVEQWGFGEHHDNAAGLIALFHGPPGTGKTMTAATIARTVGLPAYLVDLSALVSKYIGETEKSLAKVFDRAARERCVLVFDEADAVFGARTEIDDAHDRYANQEVSYLLSRIEQHPGIVILTTNLMANIDTAFQRRIHVLVEFPEPGPGERARLWSTVAPSRLPVDGGVDLKALAQRYPLTGAQIREATLEAAYLAAADGRVVTGEHLLTGIRRQYEKSGRSVPA, encoded by the coding sequence ATGACCGCGGTCCCCGCGCCCGTCGCCGAGCTGCGTGCCGCCCTGGAGATGCTCGACGCCCTGATCCAGGTACGGCTGGAGGAGCGCCGCGGCGGGCCCTGCGGGCGGCGGCTGAGCATCGACGACGACACAGAGGGGCTGCCCGACGTCCGGCGCTTCGCCGGTTTCGGCCCGCTCGCGGAGATCGTCACCGCCGCGGGCCTCTCGGCGGCCGAGGCCGTCGTCCTCACGGCAGCCGTCGCCCCCTGCGTCGACGAACGGTTCGATGCCCTCTACGGCATGCTCACCGACCGCCCCGGTGTCTCGGCGCTGACCGGGGAGGTGGCCCGGACGCTGGCCGCGCGCTCGTTCCGGGGCCGGCTGGACGCGGCGGTCATGCTGTCGGCGCAGGGGCGGCTGCAGACACACGGCCTGCTGTCGCTGGACCCGCCGGGCGACCTGTCGGGGGTGCTGCGGCCGGACCCGCAGGTGCTCGCCTGGCTCCTGGGGCAGCCGTCGAAGCCGGGCGTCGCGACGTCCGACTTCCCGGCCCGGCCGCTGACCACGGTGCACACCCTGGATGACGTCGTCCTGCCCACGACCGCCCGGGCCCGCATCGACGACTTGACGGAGCGGATCGCACACCGTGACGTCGTCGTGGAGCAATGGGGTTTCGGGGAGCACCACGACAACGCCGCGGGGCTGATCGCGCTCTTCCACGGCCCGCCCGGCACCGGCAAGACGATGACCGCGGCGACGATCGCCCGGACGGTCGGCCTGCCCGCCTACCTGGTGGATCTGTCGGCGCTGGTCTCGAAGTACATCGGGGAGACCGAGAAGTCGCTGGCCAAGGTGTTCGACCGGGCGGCCCGGGAGCGCTGCGTCCTCGTCTTCGACGAGGCCGACGCGGTCTTCGGCGCCCGCACGGAGATCGACGACGCCCACGACCGGTACGCCAACCAGGAGGTGTCCTACCTCCTGTCGCGTATCGAGCAGCATCCCGGGATCGTCATCCTGACGACCAATCTGATGGCCAATATCGACACGGCGTTCCAGCGCCGGATCCATGTGCTGGTGGAGTTTCCCGAACCGGGGCCGGGCGAGCGGGCACGGCTGTGGTCCACGGTCGCCCCCTCCCGGCTGCCGGTGGACGGGGGCGTCGACCTGAAGGCACTGGCGCAGCGCTATCCGCTGACCGGGGCGCAGATCCGCGAGGCGACCCTGGAGGCCGCCTATCTGGCAGCCGCCGACGGCCGTGTCGTCACCGGTGAGCACCTCCTGACCGGAATCCGCCGCCAGTACGAGAAGTCCGGAAGGTCGGTGCCGGCGTGA
- a CDS encoding contractile injection system tape measure protein, translated as MTDIAVDTVRLRGPHARRLAGVAARALPAALERALADVGDVQVDNLVVRLDVDVTAHDDETLAVLWADAIRAQLTAVRRESAPIVPRPSAGDPAGGCVPGPRDVLAAVHALCTPDAKPGTPMPRAVLDLADSGTARAVAEELGADGWASLLHRLSRALRLPVPDPAPATGWAAPAQVPVPRPALPSAAPEGAGTEQRSADEADSLPARAQLPFRLGEVLDVLAELSQLVDESTAAVDTAAITRGAGLVLLYPWLAEHCRRAEDLHPGLDALAVREAALAALVDPDDPALANDPLIGLLAGRTSPEPDAPRVPLPRQAEVAESAVHVLASFAALLPGFERSSPAYVRGSWITRLGVVDRDRDPVLLTAATRPLDVVLTQLPYPVGLIKLPWSPPLTVRFRP; from the coding sequence ATGACCGACATCGCGGTGGACACCGTACGCCTGCGCGGCCCGCATGCGCGGCGTCTGGCGGGCGTCGCCGCACGCGCGCTGCCCGCCGCCCTCGAACGCGCCCTGGCGGACGTCGGCGATGTTCAGGTGGACAACCTCGTGGTGCGGCTCGACGTGGACGTGACGGCCCACGACGACGAGACCCTCGCCGTGTTGTGGGCCGACGCCATCCGCGCCCAACTGACCGCCGTACGGCGGGAGTCCGCGCCGATCGTCCCTCGGCCGTCGGCCGGCGATCCGGCGGGCGGATGCGTGCCCGGGCCGCGGGATGTACTCGCCGCCGTGCACGCACTCTGCACGCCGGATGCGAAACCGGGCACCCCTATGCCCCGGGCCGTCCTGGATCTCGCCGACTCCGGGACGGCGCGAGCTGTCGCCGAAGAACTCGGCGCCGACGGGTGGGCGTCCCTGCTGCACAGACTCTCCCGCGCACTACGGCTGCCGGTGCCGGATCCGGCCCCGGCAACCGGCTGGGCAGCACCGGCTCAAGTCCCTGTACCCCGGCCTGCGCTCCCATCTGCCGCGCCCGAGGGGGCAGGCACGGAGCAGCGGTCGGCCGACGAGGCGGACTCCCTCCCGGCGAGAGCCCAACTCCCCTTCAGGCTGGGCGAAGTCCTCGACGTCCTCGCCGAACTGTCGCAGCTGGTGGACGAGTCGACGGCTGCCGTGGACACCGCGGCCATCACGCGCGGCGCTGGCCTGGTCCTGCTGTACCCATGGCTGGCCGAGCACTGCCGCCGGGCCGAGGACCTCCATCCGGGCCTGGACGCCCTGGCGGTCCGGGAAGCCGCCCTGGCCGCCCTCGTCGACCCGGACGATCCCGCCCTCGCGAACGACCCGCTCATCGGCCTGCTGGCCGGGCGCACCTCCCCCGAACCGGACGCGCCGCGGGTGCCGTTGCCCCGGCAGGCCGAGGTGGCCGAGTCGGCCGTACACGTGCTGGCCTCGTTCGCCGCCCTGCTGCCGGGGTTCGAGCGCTCCTCGCCCGCCTACGTCCGCGGCTCCTGGATCACCCGCCTCGGCGTTGTCGACCGCGATCGCGATCCCGTACTGCTCACCGCGGCCACCCGTCCACTCGACGTCGTGCTGACGCAACTGCCGTACCCCGTGGGCCTGATCAAGCTGCCGTGGTCGCCGCCGCTGACCGTGCGGTTCCGGCCATGA